In Magnetococcales bacterium, the sequence GTTGCGGGAGAAAATGGGCCGAAAATCCCGCGAGACGGTGCTGCCCCTGAGCTTTGCCGCCATGGGGGAGAAGTTGCTGGCGCTGTATGAGGAGTTGCTTTCCAGGTAAAGCAGATGAGAGATGAATCAGCTTCCTTTCAATATTTATCCTTTAAAATATCAAAAAAAGAAAATGTTCTATCTTTTGACTTTTGCTTTGTTTACAATTCTTCTGTTAACGTACATCGCCAAAAGTTTTTAAGCTTGCTGGATAGCAGTCCATCACTCAGGCGGCCTCCACGCTCACGACCACCCGTCGTCCCATGGCGGCCAGCGCCATTTCAATCTGGTCGAGGCGGGAGGCGTGGCGCAGGTCCAGCAGTCGATCCACCTGGGGCAGGTGCCAGTGCAGTCGTTTGGCCAGTTCCGTCCTGTGTACCCCATCCTCCTGCATGGCTTGATGAAGGGCCAGTTTGGCGCAGATCAGGGCGTCGGGGCAGACCGTGGGGCGGCCATTGGCGGGTGAGGGCAAAGGGATCGCTCTCCGGGTGTCGATATACATCTCCAGGGCGGTTTCCAGGGCATCCTTGGCTCGCATGAGGGATTCGTCCCGGTCTTCTCCCTGGGTGATGGCGGGAGGAAGGTCCGGGAAGGTGACGACAAACCCCCCTTCTTCGGCGGGAGTGAGTTCGATGGCGTAATCCCACATCAGGCAGACTCCTGTTTCAGACCAAGCTGCTTTTTGATGGCCTCGACGGTACCCTTCTTCAATTCAGCGGAATGCATCGGCAATATCGACATCCGGCCATTCAGATAGACCCGGAGATGGCTTCCGCGTCCGGGTGCGAAGGTTGCCCCTTGCTGTGCCAGCCAGCGTTTGAATTCGTTGCTGTTCATGCTATGAAAATCTAACGGAATTATTGCTTGCGGTCAACCGTTCTGTTATGTTTTTCCCGGAGGGTATGGTTGGGGTGCGAAAGCCCTGCGGCAGAAGGCGTGATATTTTCGAGAACGTCGTGGAGACGGTCATGGCACAGCTTCGGATTCGAAATATGGATGAAGAAGTGGTTCGGAGGCTGGAACACGCAGCCTCCCTTCGGGGTATTCCCATGGAGAGACCTGTACGGGAAATCCTTGTCGCGAAGGAGTTCCCCTCCAAGGCCGAGCTGGTGGCACAAGCCAATGCCATCGCCGCCATGTCGCCCTGGTCGCCGAAGGGCTTGCCTACGTCGTCGGAGGTACTGATTCGCCAGGATCGGGACGGGTGTGACGATCCCTATCGTTGATACCAATGTGGTCAGCAAGTGGCATCTTGAAGAGGAAGAGCGGGAGGCTGCCATGCCCATTGCGGGCGGCGGTGAGGTGGTGTTGGCACTGGATTTGTTGGCGGCTGAGGTTGGCGATGTGTTAAAAATGTCGAGGAGGTATTGCTCCAAAACAGATGTTCAAGTCCGGGCAGCGTGATCAGGATCATCTCACGTTAGAAGTCGAAAGAAATGACTCACATTGAATGAGCTAGATTTCGGTTAATTCGTAGTTTGATGGCGAGGTATACATGAATCTCCTGGAACTCCCTAACGAAACATTAGTCTATATTTCTATTATTGTTAGCATGTTTGTCTTGTTTGTCTTTTTCTTTAACTCAAAAACGGCAGCGCGTGCCCCATCGATTCTAACAACAATGGGAATATTTTTTACCTTTCTTGGTATTGCCAAAGGGTTATTTTACTTTGATGCAAAAAATATTCAAAGCAGTGTTCCTGCGCTACTGGATGGGTTGCGGACTGCATTTTGGGCATCCGTGTTTGGTGTTGGGTCTGCACTGTTGATTAAAATGCGAGAGCTTATTTGGGGAATCCCAGTTCACAAAGGGGAGATTATCCGTTCCCAAGGAGCGACTATTGACGATCTGGCTGTCCATCTTATTGCTCTGCGTCAGGCACTAATTGGCACTGACGACTCAACTCTCATCACTCAACTCAAATTGGGGCGCCAGGAGAGCAACGATCGTCTTGATAGCGTAAAGCGCGTTATGGAAGAATTTACCCGCACTATGGCAGACAATAACTCCAAAGCCCTCATCGAGGCCTTGGAACAGGTCATGCGTGATTTCAATACCAAGATCAACGAGCAGTTTGGTGAGAATTTCAAGAAACTCAATTCGGCAGTAGGTGATATTTTGATTTGGCAAGAACGCTATCGTGCTCAAATGGGTGAGATGATCGTTCAGCAGGAACGCAACACAAAATCGCTGGAGCAGGCCTCTCTGAAGTTTGAAAATTTGGTCAGCCATGCCGAGCAATATACCCGAACTGCGCAGGATTTGGCTAATCTCCTGCAAGCCATCGAAATCCAGCGGAAGTCGTTGGAGGAAGGTATGACCTCCTTGGGCCAGTTATTCATCACGGCCTCCAGGAGCTTGCCCGAGATCGAAACTCGCATCGTCGATTTCGCTGCTCAGATAGCCCGATCAACCCAGAAGGCCAACGAAGATATGGCCATTGCCGCTCGTTCGAGCATGGAAAACATGCGGACTTCTGTGGAGAAGGTGATCAATAGTTCTGCTGCCCAGTTGGAGAAGTTGGAAAAGGCACTCTTGGAGGTCGAGAACACTGTTCTCAAATGTGTTCATCAAGTAAAAGAGGGGTCCACCCAGGCCAACGAGATGATGGGGCGCAGTGTGCAGGAAAGCGCCCAAGCCATCAAGAAATCACTTGCAGAAGGTCAGGATGTGATGTCTGAAGGAATACGTGCTACCAATGAGAAATTTAATAGTCAGGTCCAGGAGATGATCAATAAATCCGGGCAGCAGGTTGCTACCTTGGATTTGGCTTTAGAGAAGGAGTTGACGAAATCTCTGGAGTCGCTAGGTAAGCAACTTACTGCTCTTTCCCAGCAGTTTGTGAGAGACTATGAACCGCTAGTAGCAGCCTTGCGCGAAATCACAAACGCCGTGAGACAGAGTTAGCTTACCCATGGACAAGCCCAATCTGACATCAGAGCAGGATGACCACTGGATACCGCTCAGCGACTTGATGACGGGCCTAATGATGTTCTTTATGTTGCTTGCCGTGTCCTTCATGGTAAAAGTAGAGGCTGATTCAGACAAAATAAAACGAGTTGCTATTCTCTATGATCAGCTTCGCTCGGACCTCTATAATGATCTGGATAGCGAATTCCGGAAGGATCTGGGGCGCTGGGGAGCCGAATTGGATGCGGATTTGACCGTTCGCTTCAAGGAGCCAGAGGTTTTGTTCGATATTGGTTCTGCGATACTCAAGCCCAGGTTTACGATTATTCTCAACGAGTTCTTCCCTCGTTATGTTTCTATCCTGTCCTCTGATAAGTATCGTAACTCAATTACCGAAATACGGGTGGAGGGGCATACGTCCAGTTCTTGGGGTCAGGATAGTGCAACGGATTATGCCTATTTTAAAAATATGGAGCTATCCCAATCCCGCACCAGATCGACTCTTCAGTATATTCTTCAGTTGCCGGACGCGCTAAAAGAGCAGGATTGGTTGCGCCGGCACTTGACAGCAAATGGGCTCTCCTCCTCGAAGTTGATTATCGGATCTGACGGCAAAGAGAATTCCCTCCGCTCCCAACGTGTTGAGTTCAAGATTCGTACTGATGCCGATGCTCGTATCGCATCTATTTTGGAGGTGTCACGGTGAAACTGCCTGATTTCATTCAAGATGATGCTCTCAACGGGCTGCGCAAAAAGATGGGAGCACCTTTGGGCGACTTTAGCTTGATAGCCGAAAAGGGATTCGTCTTGACTTGCGATGAGATTATTCGTCTGACGACTCAAGGTATCGAAATACCAATATCAGAGGTAAAAGTTCTGCCAGATGGTACGATAGCCTACAAAAATAGTAGAATAATTATTTATATTCGTGATATCGTTAGTTTCAATAATAACAATCGTGGATTGCCGAAATTTCACATTGCAAACTGCGACACGCTGGAAAAAATGAGGTCCAATGATCGATTTGAACGGTATGTGGTTTCTACCAGAGAAGATGGTTTGTTTGTCATTAATGTAGTGCAGTCGAATGGAATGCCCATTCACCGGGAAGAACGGCTTTTGGTTTGCCAGAATTGCTTAACGCGATTGAACTGGGAAAGATTCGGATTTGGAATGAATAAAGCTGCACGCCTCGACTTTGTAAGGCGTTTCAGTATAGCGAAGTTCTTTGAACGCTATAAAAAGACATTCATATTAGATACTCCTGCGAGTACGGACAAAGACGCTCCGATCAACAATTACCCTAATGATTTTTATGATATTGCTGAAAGAATAAAAAGGGTCAGAGGGTACTGCTGTGAAAAGTGTAAAATTAATTTAATAAAACACCAAAGGTATTTGCATGCTCATCACAAAAATGGGCAAAAAAATGATTCGCGTCCCGAGAACATCGCTGTCTTGTGTGTTGCCTGTCATGCAGAGGAATTTGGGCATGCTCATATTAAGAATGCTCCTTATTATAACGATTTCTTAATAATGCGCGAATCCAAACCAATGAAAAAAATTGCCCCCATATCATCTGGAAATGGTAATTCACCTGCTCTCGTGCAATCTGCCAAGTTTGTTGGTTGGGAAAGAGCTGCTCGGGAAATAGCTAATACCCACGGATTGTCAGTTGAGGATTCTAGGGGTGCCGGTGGTAATTTCTGGGTTTATTTAAATTCTTCCGATCATCCAGCTTCAGATAATCTTAAAAGTATTGGGTTTAGCTACTCAGAAAAGCGTGAAGGGTTCTGGCGTAAGGAATAGGTATAGCCAAAGGTACTGAAGCATAATCCCAGACGGCGAAATCGGAAGTTCCCGCCAAACCGAGGCCCAGCAGGTGGTCGGCTCTGTGTCCAAGACTGGAGAGCAGACTGGCCAGGGTTACAGGCAGTTGAGTATCCACCAGAAAATACACCTCACGCCACGCTCAGAATGGGATAGTCAATCTGCCGGGTGGCGTATTCCAGGGCGGCAACGATATCCTCCGCTTCCAGATAGGGATAATCCGCCAGGATCTCCTCGGCGGACATGCCGGAGGCCAGCATCTCCAGAATATCCTTGACTCGTATCCGCAGGCCCCGAAGGCACGGACGCCCGCCGCATTGCCCCGGATCGGCGGTGATGCGATGCAATGGGCTCATGAGTCACCCTCTCGTTTGGCGTTCCATTCCCGCTCCAACACCTTGGCATACTTCACAAAGGTATTCAAGCAGCCCAGGCCGATGTGGATCAGGCCGGGGATGCCGTCGCGCAGTCCCTGGCGCAACAGGGCGAACTTGATGAAACGCACCAGCGGACTCAGCAGCAGATGATGCCAGCGGCAGCGGAAGCCCTTTTCAAAGAGAATCCCCGCCTGCAGGCTGGTGTAGCGGTTCTGTTTGTCCAGGTAGGTGGCGATGCCCTGTTCCGATTCGTGCAGCAGATCCCCCTTCAATACGCCGACGGCAACCCCGGCCTCGGGTTGCACGAACTCGTGTACCGGGTGGCTGGTCCACTGGGCCTTTTGGCGATGGAACAGACGCAGATTGTAGTCGGGATACCCCTCGCCGTGATAAAGCCAGCGCCCCAGAAAACGGTTGCGGCGCGGGAAGCGGTAGGCCTGGAAACGGGGATTGTCCAGGGCGTCGAGGATGGCCCGACGCAACTCGGGGGAGACCCGTTCGTCGCTGTCGAGACACAACACCCAATCGTGGCGGGCCAGGCTCACGGCCAAGTGTTTCTGGGGACCGAAACCCAGCCAGGGGTGTTGCTCCACCCGACAGCCGAAACGCTGCGCGATCTCCAGGGTCGGATCCCGACTGCCGGAATCGACCAGGAGAATCTCATCGACGAAATCGAGGCTCTCCAGGCAGGGGGGCAATACCGTGGCAGCGTTTTGGCAGATGATGACCGCCGAAAGCGGGGGCCGGGTCATCGACAGACCCCCTTGAGGGCGCGCAATACCTGATCCGGCGAAACGGAGCGGAAACAGGGGGGATGCAGCGGACCCGAAACCGGCAGGGGACAGCGGCGCAACATGCACGGCGCGCAATCAAGGCTGGATTGGAGATGAATCTGGCGGTTTCCGGGCAGACCGGAGTAAGCCGGATTGGTGGCCCCGAACAGGGTGACCGCCGGAACCGAAAGGCAGGTGGCCAGATGAGCCAGACCCGAATCGAGGCCCACCACCCCCACCGCCCGGACCATCAGCGCCGCCAACTGGCCGACGGAGAGAGGCGGCAAAACCACCGCACCCGTTCCGGCGGCCTCCCGCAGGCGATGGGCCCGTGCCTCTTCTTCCGCATTGCCCCGTGGCAACAGCACCCGCCAACCCTCGACCGTACAGCGTCGGGCCAGTTCCCCCCAGAAGGGTTCCGGCCAGAGTTTGCTGCTCCAGGCGGTGCCGTGCAACAGCATCACGAAGGGCTGATCGACCGGCAGGGGCGCTTCGGGCAGACGATTGGCATCCAGGCCGAATACCGGGGGCGTCGCGGGGAGGGCATAGTCGCCCGCTCCGGCCAGAAGGCGTCGCAACCGCAGCACCACATGATCCTCTGCCCGACACGCCACCCGATGGCGGTAAAACGGCAATGCCAGCCGCTCCCGAACCCAGGATTCATCGGGGCCCCAGCGGTTAATGCCACGGGCCAGACGGGCCAGCAGCGCGCTCTTCAACAAGCCTTGGGCATCGACGATGCAATCAAAGGGCTCTTGCCGCAAAGCCTGCAAAAAGCGGGAGGGGGCGCCGTGGCGCAAACTTTCCCAGGGGGTGCGACGCCACTGGCGCAAGGGAATTTCCACCACCCGATCCACCCCCGGATGCCAGCGGGGGATATCGGCGTAGGCGGGTTCGCACAGCCAGGTGAGATGGGCATCGGGATGGGCCCGGCGAAAATCGCTGACTGCGGGCAGACAGTGCAGCAGATCCCCCATGGAGGAGATCTTGACCAGCAGCAGCCGCACCGTCAGGACTCCAGCAGACGCCGCACCCGGGGATGCAGCGGCAGGGGTGGGGTGGTGCGTTCCCGCAGCAAGGCCTCCACCGGATCCTTGCGGGTCAGATGGCGACCGTCGGGACGGGAGCGCCAGCGTCCGTGCAGCCAATTGTACTGTTCGGCGTATTCGACGATCCAGGGGGTGAAGGCCTCTTGAATGCGGGCGGTGAAGGCGTGTTCCTCCTCTTCACCCGCCTGTTTTTCGGGCGGCTCCAGAATTTCTCCCACCTTGAGACAGGCCTCTCCGGGGGCTTCGCGCACGCAGACCAGAGGGACCACCGGGGCTTGAAAACGCATGGCCAGCCGGGCGGGACCCGCAGGGCAGAGGGCGGGCACCCCCAGAAACGGGGCCACGATGCCGCCTTCGCGGGTGTTGATGTCCACCATCAGTCCCAGCACCTGCTTTTTCAACAAGGCCGTCACGATGGCGCGGGGTTCGCGCCGGGGAATCCAGGTGCAGCCGTAGGGTTGGCGCAGTTCCGTGAAGAGAGCCTCCGCCAGGGGATTGTTGGCGTGGCGATAGACCGTGGCCAAAGGCAGACCCAGGGTGGACCCCACATGGCGCAGCCCCGGTTCCCAACTGCCCAGATGCACGGCGCAGGCCACGACGCCCCGTCCACGGGCGTGGGCGGCCAGCAGATGCTCCGCGCCTTCGTCGCGAACCCGGATGTCGGTGACGCGCACCCCCTCCAGATGGCTCAGAAAGATGTTTTCCACCGCCAGCGCGGCCAGCCGGGAATAGCCCTCTCCGGTAAGACCGTTTCCGAAGATCAACTGCGGATTGGTCCTGGCCCAATGCCATTCCGAGCGCAGCAGCAGGGAACTGAGGCGGGCCAGGCGACGGGTGCGGGCGAAGGCCGACTCCAGGCTGCCCCGTTGCAGCCAGGCGATGGCGTTGGAGAGAAACAGCCCCTCCAGACGGTGGCGAAGGGTTGTCATGGCGCCTGCTCCATCACCTGTTCCGGGGTGATCTCCCGCAGACAGCGCAGATGTTGTTCCGGGCACCGGCGTTTGAAACAGGGGCTGCAGGGCAACTGCCGCCACAGGATGACGGCGTTATCGCTCAGGGGTGGGGTATGGCGGGGATCGGAGGAGCCGAAAAGGGCGATGACCCGACCGGGGAGCGCGGCGGCCACATGCATGAGACCGGAGTCGTTGCTGACGGTACAGTGGGCCAAAGAGAGCAGGCAGACCGCCTCGTCGAGGGTGGTGGTTCCGGCCAGGTTGACCGCGGGTAGACCGATCCCCGTGGCGATGTCCCGCCCCAGCGGTTCTTCCTTGGCGGAGCCGAAGATCAGGGGTTGCAGACCGCGCTCCACGGCCAGACGGCCAAAGGTGATCCAATGGTCCGTGGGCCACTGCTTGGCCGGGCCGTACTCCGCGCCGGGGCACAGGGCCAGAAGAGGGGAGTCCGCCCGAAGGGCGATGCCGAAGCGTTGCGCCACGCTTTCCGCAAGATCCCGCTCCACCTGCAGCCGGGGTTGGGGCAGGGGAGAGGGCAGCGGGTGAGCGGAGGGCAGGGCCAGGGCCACGAAGCGGTCGATGGTGCGGGGCAGACGTTTGGCATCCAGCAGACGCCAGTCGTTGAGCAGTCCCAGACGGGCCTCCCCCAGAAAGCCGCTGCGTTGCGGAATGGCCGCCACCCAGGGGGGAATGGCCGATTTGAAGGAGCGGGGCAGTACGATGGCGCGGCGATAGTGTTCCCCGGCCAGTTGTTGGCCCAATTGCCAGCGTTTGCGCAGTCCCGCTTCGCCGTGGGCCACCTCCAGGGGGTGAACGCGGCGAATCTCCGGCATGAAGCGCAACAGACCCAGGCTCCAGGGCGGGGCCACCACATCGATGGGTTCGTCGGCATCCTGCTGTTTCAATTGGCGGAACAGCCCCTGGGCCAGCATCATGTCGCCCACCCAGGAAGGTCCGACCACCACCACGCCTCGGGGCGCGGTCTGACCGAGGTCAGCCATCTTCTTTTTGCAAAACCTCGAAGTAGCGGTCGATGCCCTCTTCCAGACTCAGGAAGGGTTGGCTGTAACCCGTCTCCCGCAGGCGGCGCATGTCGGCCTGGGTGAAGTTCTGGTACTTCTCCCGCAGGCCGTCCGGCATGGGGACGTATTGGATGGCGCCCCGGCCCAGACGCCGGATCCAGTGGTTGGCGATGTCGTTGAAGGCGCGGGCCTGGCCGGTGCCGCAGTTGAAGACGCCCTGACGCGGTGCGCCACGGGCCAGAAAGAGGTTGACCGAGACCACGTCGTCCACATGGATGAAATCCCGCAGTTGGCCACCGTTTTCGTAACCGCCGCCGCCTTCGAAGAGTCGGGCTCCGGAGGTATCTTTCAATTGCCGGTAAAGCTGATAGACCTGGGAGGCCATGTGCCCCTTGTGGTGCCGCTCCCTCGGGCCGTAGACGTTGAAATAGCGCAAGCCCGCCACGGTGGAGGTGAGCCGGGGGAAATAACGCATCACGTAACGGTCGAAGGCCAGTTTGGAATAGCCGTAGACGTTGAGGGGGGCCTCGTTTTCCGGCTCTTCGGCAAAACGGGTGCTGGAGCCGTAGGTGGCGGCGCTGGAGGCGTAGACGAAGGGAATCTTGTGGTTGACCGCTTCGTGGAAGAGGATTTTGGAGTAGGTGAAGTTGTTGTCCATCATGTAGCGGCCATTGTACTCCATGGTGTTGGAGCAGGCCCCCTGGTGGAAAATCGCCTCGACGCGCATCCGCTCGAAGAGCTTGTTTTCCACCTTTTGGCGGAACTCCACCTTGTCCATGTAGTCGGCGTAGAAGAGATCCCGCAGATTGAGGAACTTGCTGGCGGTTTCCAGATTGTCCACCACCAGGATGTCGGTGATGCCTTCCCGGTTCAGGGCGGCGACGATGTTGGAGCCGATGAACCCGGCGCCTCCGGTGACGATGTACATGGTTTGGCTCTCCTCGATGTGCGCTATTCGGCGTCTTCCCGGATTTCGGCCACGATGCGGGAGGTGGAGCGCCCCGCCACCAGCGGCACCAGGGCCACCCGGCCCCCCCAGGATTTGACTTCGTTGCCGCCGACCACCTGGTCTTCCCGATAGTCCGCCCCCTTGGCGAGGAGGTCGGGTTCCAGGGCGCGGATCAGGGTCAAGGGGGTATCCTCGTCGAAGAGGATGACCAGATCCACGGCGGCCATGGCGGCCAGCACGCGGGCTCGGTCCTCTTCCCGGATGATGGGCCGCCGGGGGCCTTTCAGGCGGGAGACGGAGTTGTCGGTGTTGAGCCCAACCACCAGGCGGTGGCCCAGGTTGCGGGCCGCTTCCAGATAGGTGACGTGGCCGGCGTGCAACAGATCGAAGCAGCCGTTGGTGAAGACCACCGTCTCCTTGCGGGCTTTCCAGGCGGCGACCCGGCTGCGGGCCGTTTCCAGGGAGCAGATCTTGTCCGACTGGTCCAGGGCCTGGGCGGAGACCACGGCTTCCAGCAGTTCATGGGCGGCGATGGGGTAGGTGCCCACCTTGCCCACTACCACACCGGCGGCCAGATTGGCCAGGTTCAGGGCGTCCAGCCGGGGCAGACCGCAGGCCAGACAGGCCCCCAGAACCGCGATGACCGTATCCCCCGCGCCGGAGACATCGAAAACCTCCCGGGCCACGGCGGGCAGCCGGGTGGTGTGGGGACCGCCGTCCACCAGGGCGATGCCCAGTTCGCTCAGGGTCACGGCCAGGAAATCGACCCGAATGTGCTGCCGCAGGCCCTCTCCGGCCTGCAGCAGGTTGTCCAGGTCGCCGATGGGGGCGGGAATGGCGGTGGCCAGTTCCAGCCGGTTGGGACACAGCACCGTGGCGCCGCTGTATTTGACGAAATCGACGCCTTTGGGATCCACCAGAACCGGAATACCCAGCCGGCGTCCGGCGGAGATCACCGCCTGGCAGAGGCCGGGGGTCAGGACACCCTTGTTGTAGTCCGACAGAATGATGGCTCCCGGCGGATCGGCCTCCTCCAAACGGGCCAGAAGGTGTTCCGTCAGGGTTTGCACCGCCTCCGGGGGCGGGTGATCCGCCTCTTCCCGATCCAGGCGCAACATCTGTTGATGCCCCCCGATGATGCGGGTCTTGGTGCTGGTGGGGCGTTGCGGCAGGGCCAGGACGGAGCGGGTGTCGCAGCCCGCTTCCGTCAGCAGGGTGAGCAGACGCCGGCCGTCGGCATCCTCGCCCACCAGTCCGGCGATCAATGGACGCATACCCAGACGGGCCAGGTTGAGGACTACGTTGGCGGCCCCGCCGCAGCGGTCGCACTCCCGGTCCCAGCGCACCACCGGAACGGGGGCCTCCGGGGAGATGCGGCTGACCGAGCCCCAGATGTAGCGATCCAGCATCAAATCGCCCACTACCAGGATGGGTTTGCCGTCAAAGCGGTTTTCGATCAACTGCAGGATGGGAGTCCTATCGGTGAACATGGTTTTCTCCCGCCATCATGGCCTCTTCCACCCAGTCGCACAGGATGTGGCCGATGAGGATATGGGCCTCCTGGATGCGGGCGGTGGTGCGGCAGGGGATGGTCAGGCAGAGATCGGCGATCTCCTGCAGCCTGCCGCCGGCGTTTCCGGAAAAGGCTGCGGTGAAAGCCCCGATCTCCCGTGCCTGCAACAGGGCGTTGACCACGTTGGGACTGTTGCCGGAGGTGGAGATGCCCACCACCAGATCTTCGGGACGGCAGAGGGCTTCCACCTGGCGGGAAAAGAGTCGTTCGTAGCCGTAATCATTGCCGACGGCGGTCAGAATCGAGGTATCGGTGGTCAGGGCAATGGAGGGCAGCCCCTTGCGTTCCCGGGCGAAACGTCCCACCAGTTCGGCGGCCAGATGCTGGCTGTCGGCGGCGCTGCCGCCGTTGCCCATCCAGAGGATCTTGCCTCCGGCCTGCAGGCAGCGGGTCATGGCCTCGGCCAGTTGTTGAATCCGGGGCGCCAGGGGCACGAGGGCAGCCACGGTGGCCTGGTGCTCCTGAATGGTCCTTTCGATGTCGATCAAGGCAGCCTCCCTGCTTGCAGATGCTCCACAAAGGCGGACAAATCGGCGAATACCGGTACTTCTGGATGTTCCCTGGCCGACTCCTCGCCTTTGCCGGTACGCACCAGGGCCGGACGGCATCCCGCAGCCCGCGCGGCCAGCACATCCCGCCCGGCATCCCCGACGAACCAGGTGGTGGCCGGATCGAAGCCCCATTCGGCTTGGGCCCGAAGGATCAGACCGGGTTTGGGCTTGCGGCAGGAACAGGCCTCCGAGGCGAGGTGGGGGCAGAGGTAGATTTTTTCCAGGCTCCCCCCGGCCATCTTGCATTGTTCCTGCATGAAATGGTGGATTTTGTCCAGGTTTTCCGCCGAGAGCAGTCCCTTGCCGACACAGGCCTGGTTGGTGATCACCAGTACGGTGTATCCCAGACGATGCAGTTCGGCCAGGGCCGACAGCACGCCGGGCAGGAAGGCGAACTCCTCCAGGGAGAGGACGTAGTCGGGGCGGTCGCGATTGATGACGCCGTCGCGATCCAGCAGCACGATGGGTGGGGCTTTCGAGAGACCATCCATGGAAAAATTCTCGTTCGGGCCGGAGAAAGGTGGCATTATACCTCCGGCGTATCGATGTGGAAACCGGGGTTGGAGGTTCTTTGGAGGTTGTTCGCATGAGGCTTTCAAAGCGGTCTAAAATGTCATTGGTGCAGTTTTTTTTGAGATTTAATCGTCACGAGCAACAAATACTGTTTGAAAAACACGATATCCATGATGTATGGTATAGTTTTGATGTCATTCGCGAGTCTCTGGAGTCGGCATCGGAAGAGAGTATAACAAGTTTGCTTGATGAAATGTGCCGGACTCCGGTTTCCATGCGAAGATGCATGGACGATGATATATATTTTGAAAGATGGGGCGATCTGTGTCGCAATCTTGAGTTGGATGGTTATATTCGTCGAATAGATGAATGGGGTCATCCATCCGGCCCGTTTATTGCTAATGATCCTGCCCCGGCGGGGCAGGAGCCGTTGGAGGATCTCCTCACGGTCGAGTTCGACGAGTCTCATCTGAATGGAGCGGAGGATATCCTCGGGTTGTTGAGTAAGTCGGCGAAAGCTTACGTTCGAGGGGACCATAACGCCGCGCTCGTCAACGCACGGATTGCCTTGGAATCTACTGCCAGAGCATTGGCCGACTCTCCAACATCTCCCGATTCGATCAAATGGGGATCTATCTTATGCGATCTTAAGAGGAGGGATATGATCACGGATGAGCACGAAAAAGCCTTGGCGGGTGTTTATGGCATATTATCCAAAGCAGCCCATCATCATATGACGGAACAGGAATATGCCCGTTTTGGTCGCAGTCTCGCATGCTCTATGATATTCTTCCTGCTTAGAGTCAAGCTAAAGAGTAATTAAATGGATTTCGATGTCTATTGCGATGAAAGTCGCCCGGACCTGCTGACCTCCAGAAATTCCACGGGCCGATTCATGGTCATCGGTAGCCTGTGGCTGGAATCGTTCCGCCGAAAGGGTGCCAAGAGTGACATTCATGCTCTGCGAGACCTTCATCGGATTGGAGGAGAGTTCAAGT encodes:
- the waaF gene encoding lipopolysaccharide heptosyltransferase II: MADLGQTAPRGVVVVGPSWVGDMMLAQGLFRQLKQQDADEPIDVVAPPWSLGLLRFMPEIRRVHPLEVAHGEAGLRKRWQLGQQLAGEHYRRAIVLPRSFKSAIPPWVAAIPQRSGFLGEARLGLLNDWRLLDAKRLPRTIDRFVALALPSAHPLPSPLPQPRLQVERDLAESVAQRFGIALRADSPLLALCPGAEYGPAKQWPTDHWITFGRLAVERGLQPLIFGSAKEEPLGRDIATGIGLPAVNLAGTTTLDEAVCLLSLAHCTVSNDSGLMHVAAALPGRVIALFGSSDPRHTPPLSDNAVILWRQLPCSPCFKRRCPEQHLRCLREITPEQVMEQAP
- the rfaD gene encoding ADP-glyceromanno-heptose 6-epimerase, producing MYIVTGGAGFIGSNIVAALNREGITDILVVDNLETASKFLNLRDLFYADYMDKVEFRQKVENKLFERMRVEAIFHQGACSNTMEYNGRYMMDNNFTYSKILFHEAVNHKIPFVYASSAATYGSSTRFAEEPENEAPLNVYGYSKLAFDRYVMRYFPRLTSTVAGLRYFNVYGPRERHHKGHMASQVYQLYRQLKDTSGARLFEGGGGYENGGQLRDFIHVDDVVSVNLFLARGAPRQGVFNCGTGQARAFNDIANHWIRRLGRGAIQYVPMPDGLREKYQNFTQADMRRLRETGYSQPFLSLEEGIDRYFEVLQKEDG
- the rfaE1 gene encoding D-glycero-beta-D-manno-heptose-7-phosphate kinase; the protein is MFTDRTPILQLIENRFDGKPILVVGDLMLDRYIWGSVSRISPEAPVPVVRWDRECDRCGGAANVVLNLARLGMRPLIAGLVGEDADGRRLLTLLTEAGCDTRSVLALPQRPTSTKTRIIGGHQQMLRLDREEADHPPPEAVQTLTEHLLARLEEADPPGAIILSDYNKGVLTPGLCQAVISAGRRLGIPVLVDPKGVDFVKYSGATVLCPNRLELATAIPAPIGDLDNLLQAGEGLRQHIRVDFLAVTLSELGIALVDGGPHTTRLPAVAREVFDVSGAGDTVIAVLGACLACGLPRLDALNLANLAAGVVVGKVGTYPIAAHELLEAVVSAQALDQSDKICSLETARSRVAAWKARKETVVFTNGCFDLLHAGHVTYLEAARNLGHRLVVGLNTDNSVSRLKGPRRPIIREEDRARVLAAMAAVDLVILFDEDTPLTLIRALEPDLLAKGADYREDQVVGGNEVKSWGGRVALVPLVAGRSTSRIVAEIREDAE
- a CDS encoding D-sedoheptulose 7-phosphate isomerase, coding for MPSGPGAYRQRRGVGQGTSRSTGIRRFVRLCGASASREAALIDIERTIQEHQATVAALVPLAPRIQQLAEAMTRCLQAGGKILWMGNGGSAADSQHLAAELVGRFARERKGLPSIALTTDTSILTAVGNDYGYERLFSRQVEALCRPEDLVVGISTSGNSPNVVNALLQAREIGAFTAAFSGNAGGRLQEIADLCLTIPCRTTARIQEAHILIGHILCDWVEEAMMAGENHVHR